A stretch of Planctomycetota bacterium DNA encodes these proteins:
- the lpdA gene encoding dihydrolipoyl dehydrogenase encodes MHAPLVVLGGGPGGYAAAFLAADLGMTVTLVDRDPRLGGTCLLRGCIPSKALLHVGRVIAEAREMEAWGIAFAKPTIDVAALRARKDKVIATLTGGLAQLARRRNVTVIHGTARFTGSSTLEVAPTDPAGASHTLSFDHCILATGSRPARIPAFDLPTKRVMDSTSALELEEIPESLLVIGGGYIGLEMGTVYAELGSRVSVVELTDGLLPGADRDLVKPLHQRLDKLFAGIHLRTKVTKIEEVATPAGGAIRVHFEGPEGASTREFSRVLVAVGRRPNSDGIGLELTGVTIDKRGFVEVDDRQRTSDPRILAIGDVCGEPMLAHRASHQGKVAVEGLHGEPAAFAPRAIPAVVFTDPEIAWAGLTEQEAAATGRTVEISRYPWAASGRAQALGRTDGLTKLVVDPESERVLGVGIVGAGAGELVAEGALAIEMGCTARDLAETIHPHPTLGETVAFSAENHLGTATEIYRPRGDALAR; translated from the coding sequence ATGCACGCCCCGCTCGTCGTTCTCGGAGGTGGCCCCGGCGGCTACGCCGCCGCCTTCCTCGCCGCCGACCTGGGGATGACGGTGACGCTCGTCGACCGTGATCCGCGGCTCGGCGGCACCTGCCTGCTGCGTGGCTGCATCCCCTCCAAGGCCCTGCTCCATGTCGGCCGGGTGATCGCCGAAGCGCGGGAGATGGAGGCCTGGGGGATCGCCTTCGCCAAACCGACGATCGACGTCGCCGCGTTGCGGGCCCGCAAGGACAAGGTGATCGCCACCCTCACCGGCGGCCTCGCCCAACTCGCCCGGCGTCGCAACGTGACCGTGATCCATGGCACGGCCCGGTTCACCGGCTCCTCGACCCTCGAGGTGGCCCCCACCGATCCCGCCGGCGCGTCGCACACGCTGTCGTTCGACCACTGCATCCTCGCGACCGGGTCGCGTCCCGCACGGATCCCTGCCTTCGACCTCCCGACCAAGCGGGTGATGGATTCCACGTCGGCGCTCGAATTGGAGGAGATCCCCGAGTCGCTGCTGGTGATCGGCGGCGGCTACATCGGGCTCGAGATGGGAACGGTCTACGCGGAGCTCGGCAGCCGGGTGTCGGTTGTCGAGCTCACCGACGGCCTCCTTCCCGGGGCCGACCGCGACCTGGTGAAGCCGCTCCACCAGCGGCTCGACAAACTGTTCGCCGGGATTCACCTGCGCACGAAGGTGACGAAAATCGAGGAGGTCGCGACCCCCGCGGGGGGGGCGATCCGCGTCCACTTCGAGGGCCCGGAGGGGGCGTCGACCAGGGAGTTCTCCCGGGTGCTGGTCGCCGTCGGCCGCCGTCCCAACTCCGACGGCATCGGATTGGAGCTCACCGGCGTGACGATCGACAAGCGCGGGTTCGTCGAGGTCGACGACCGCCAGCGGACGAGCGATCCGCGGATCCTCGCCATCGGCGACGTCTGCGGCGAACCGATGCTCGCCCACCGCGCGAGTCACCAGGGGAAGGTGGCCGTGGAGGGACTCCATGGCGAGCCGGCGGCGTTCGCGCCGCGGGCGATTCCCGCGGTGGTGTTCACCGATCCGGAGATCGCCTGGGCGGGGCTCACCGAGCAGGAGGCGGCCGCGACGGGGCGGACCGTCGAGATCAGCCGATATCCCTGGGCGGCGAGCGGGCGGGCGCAGGCCCTCGGCCGGACCGACGGGTTGACGAAGCTGGTCGTCGATCCCGAAAGCGAGCGCGTGCTGGGGGTGGGGATCGTCGGCGCCGGGGCCGGCGAACTGGTCGCCGAGGGGGCGCTGGCGATCGAGATGGGGTGCACGGCCCGCGACCTCGCCGAGACGATCCACCCGCATCCGACCCTCGGCGAGACGGTCGCGTTCTCGGCCGAAAACCACCTCGGTACGGCGACCGAGATCTACCGCCCGCGCGGTGACGCGCTGGCCCGCTGA
- a CDS encoding tetratricopeptide repeat protein has protein sequence MKRFNVALLVGLLVVVLATMIGVAVVHRFQLWRNAGGMKRLAAQRLAEGRRDDALFLYSRYMDMRPDDADAGAEYAKLVLDRAQAVRGRVDLIATYKLAEDALRKKPDDRDLRFKLAQFLLNAGNGAEARDHLLTLRSGIPEGTDGQTAAAGDGAGDGGAVESALADHENPITVDIMLARAETAMGKFEEGLATAARMIGFDLQTRAFVDDAPAVPGTGGSYLIVATILTERFRDQATGDRVMGRLVEALPNDPMAWLARARWNRQFGNLDAATADLDTALALASDNPDILFTAFEVALAKREYDKARGYIEENMVRFPQDEKVVRGRAVLAMQQQQHEQAIEVLEEGLRTRPDNPAFMTMLVDTFFATNRIDDAAKTITRLREVVGADHAAVGMYEARTLMARQEWNDARRRLLAVRPLVSQSEELTRQVDLLLGQCFDRLGQFDQQAEANRRVLQDSPESFAARVGVASALQAAGRRDEALAEFEAISRSFPADRLPSAPQIWKPLLELRIQNQLQRPVAERDWTEADSVVAMLRESSAITDSQLTLLQAEVLIQKGEIDSAIDLLQRARDSAPEDPLLAVGLTKSLAQSGRIIEAQAVVESLPPEIRNSAAVLGAEIRVAQMAKADEARELLARIERDSDKLTALEAADVLSGVAAVHAGSGREEEAERIWQRVLEKSPNDVRIRSSLMESALDQGNVAKVRQYAKALVNVSEPDSPQTRVAKAAVLIVGAFKARRDGEDQVADINGSSLDAGRAVEDARAMLLEAESARPGWPLIQQLFANVSNLQGDVPGAIGHLREALSRGASNPNVATKLAAMLYDTQQLDEARSVLARVGGVASQGVERITAEILLREGRKDEAVRLAREAVPEDSTQPDSFLWLGRLLARCGQGTASESALRRAAELAPTRGELWIELLGLQIANGHRAEAERTLEQALESIAPERRDQFSGLGYEVLGQNETAERHYRAAVATHADDVVAARALADFLVRRGRVNEARSELERICSLPAEGPTADVKRWARRMIATLAGSNATFRTLEKTTSLLEQNVGDDGKRSPEDLELLVGLLSDRPEPACWRRSLELLGELRRQKPLSLNHRILQAQVHDKLGDWEACRRDLIELVSTPSSPPWLYTILIELLISHGEMESARTWLQKLQSLAGGSPMALALEAKLADAMNDRDRAIAAARQLMPAGPVGQEQGPQLAMVAKLLEELDFPKAADKVLTQYAEMTPQGGLARAEFLGRQGRPAEAFDVLETLWDRVAVERFLQSAVNVFRAAPDGLDAEQRQRLDRWFEKAKRQDPGSVRIAMVEALLQETEGRLAEAEDTYRKILSRPDVAPIHSAVVANNLAFLKAHPDTVDEARRLIDSAILELGPHPDLLDTRGLVWLAAGETNQAIIDITESVLTPSPAKYLHLALAQLKAQQTDEARVSLEKARELGLDEKKLSPDDRRRLQMVEEAVSQPVGA, from the coding sequence ATGAAGAGATTCAACGTCGCTCTGCTCGTCGGCCTGCTGGTTGTCGTGCTGGCGACGATGATCGGCGTGGCCGTGGTCCACCGTTTCCAGTTGTGGCGCAACGCCGGAGGCATGAAGCGACTGGCGGCCCAGCGCCTGGCCGAAGGGCGCCGCGATGACGCGCTGTTCCTCTATTCACGCTACATGGACATGCGACCGGACGACGCCGACGCCGGGGCCGAGTATGCGAAACTCGTCCTCGACCGGGCCCAGGCGGTACGCGGGAGAGTCGACCTCATCGCCACCTACAAGCTCGCCGAAGACGCACTGCGCAAGAAGCCCGACGACCGTGATCTTCGCTTCAAGTTGGCGCAGTTCTTGTTGAACGCGGGGAATGGTGCCGAAGCCCGCGACCACCTGCTGACGCTCCGGTCAGGCATTCCGGAGGGGACAGACGGGCAGACGGCGGCGGCTGGCGATGGGGCAGGGGACGGCGGTGCCGTGGAATCCGCTCTCGCGGACCACGAAAACCCCATCACCGTCGACATCATGCTCGCCAGAGCCGAGACGGCGATGGGCAAGTTCGAGGAAGGGCTCGCCACCGCGGCACGGATGATCGGCTTCGACCTGCAGACGCGGGCGTTCGTCGACGACGCTCCGGCGGTGCCCGGAACCGGCGGCTCGTACCTCATCGTCGCCACGATCCTCACCGAGCGATTCCGCGACCAAGCCACCGGCGACCGCGTCATGGGACGGTTGGTCGAAGCGCTCCCGAACGATCCGATGGCCTGGCTGGCCCGCGCCCGGTGGAACCGGCAATTCGGCAACCTCGACGCCGCCACGGCTGACCTCGACACGGCGCTGGCGCTCGCGTCGGACAACCCCGACATCCTCTTCACCGCCTTCGAGGTGGCGCTCGCGAAACGCGAGTACGACAAGGCGCGGGGATACATCGAGGAAAACATGGTCCGGTTTCCGCAGGACGAAAAGGTCGTCCGGGGCCGGGCGGTGTTGGCGATGCAGCAGCAACAGCACGAGCAGGCGATCGAGGTCTTGGAGGAAGGCCTGCGGACCCGCCCCGACAATCCGGCCTTCATGACGATGCTCGTCGACACCTTCTTCGCCACGAACCGAATCGACGACGCCGCCAAGACGATCACGCGGTTGCGCGAGGTGGTCGGTGCCGATCATGCGGCCGTGGGGATGTACGAAGCCCGGACGCTGATGGCGCGGCAGGAGTGGAACGACGCGAGGCGCCGGCTCCTTGCGGTGCGCCCGCTGGTCAGCCAGTCCGAAGAACTGACTCGCCAAGTCGACCTGCTTCTCGGGCAGTGCTTCGACCGGCTCGGTCAATTCGACCAGCAGGCCGAGGCGAACCGGCGGGTCCTGCAGGACAGCCCGGAGTCGTTCGCCGCCCGCGTCGGAGTTGCATCGGCCCTGCAGGCCGCCGGGCGACGCGACGAGGCGTTGGCGGAATTCGAAGCGATCAGCCGTTCCTTCCCCGCCGATCGGCTCCCGTCGGCACCGCAAATCTGGAAGCCACTCCTCGAACTGCGGATCCAGAACCAGCTCCAGCGTCCCGTCGCTGAACGCGACTGGACAGAAGCGGACAGCGTCGTCGCGATGCTGCGCGAGTCGTCGGCAATCACCGATTCCCAGCTCACCCTCCTCCAAGCCGAGGTCCTGATCCAGAAGGGGGAAATCGACTCTGCCATCGACCTCCTCCAGCGGGCCCGAGATTCCGCGCCCGAGGACCCTCTCCTCGCCGTCGGCCTGACCAAATCGCTCGCCCAGTCGGGCCGGATCATCGAGGCCCAGGCCGTCGTCGAGTCGTTACCGCCGGAGATCAGGAACTCCGCTGCTGTCCTCGGTGCGGAGATCCGGGTCGCACAGATGGCGAAGGCGGACGAGGCCCGCGAACTGCTCGCCCGGATCGAACGGGACAGCGACAAACTGACGGCCCTCGAAGCCGCCGACGTGCTCAGCGGCGTGGCGGCGGTGCACGCGGGGAGCGGGCGCGAGGAGGAAGCGGAGCGCATCTGGCAGCGGGTCCTCGAAAAGAGCCCCAACGACGTGCGGATCCGGTCCTCACTGATGGAGTCGGCGCTCGATCAAGGAAATGTCGCCAAGGTCCGTCAGTACGCGAAGGCCCTGGTCAACGTCAGTGAGCCCGATTCACCGCAAACCCGCGTGGCGAAAGCCGCCGTCCTGATCGTCGGGGCGTTTAAAGCGCGACGCGACGGCGAGGATCAGGTCGCCGACATCAACGGGAGTTCGTTGGACGCGGGGCGCGCGGTCGAGGACGCCCGGGCCATGCTCCTCGAGGCCGAAAGCGCCAGACCAGGGTGGCCGCTGATCCAGCAATTGTTCGCTAACGTCTCGAACCTCCAAGGGGACGTTCCGGGTGCGATCGGGCATCTGCGCGAAGCGCTGTCCCGCGGCGCCTCCAATCCCAACGTGGCGACGAAACTCGCCGCGATGCTCTACGACACGCAGCAACTCGACGAAGCCCGTTCCGTGCTTGCCCGCGTGGGCGGAGTCGCGTCGCAGGGTGTGGAACGCATCACCGCCGAGATCCTTCTCCGGGAGGGGCGCAAGGACGAGGCCGTCCGCCTCGCACGGGAGGCGGTTCCCGAAGACTCGACCCAGCCCGACTCGTTTCTCTGGCTTGGCCGCCTCCTCGCCCGCTGCGGGCAAGGCACGGCCTCGGAGAGCGCGCTGCGTCGGGCGGCTGAGCTCGCTCCGACGCGTGGGGAACTGTGGATCGAATTGTTGGGGCTGCAGATCGCCAATGGCCACCGGGCCGAAGCAGAACGAACCCTCGAGCAGGCACTCGAGTCGATCGCACCGGAACGGCGCGACCAGTTCTCGGGACTGGGGTACGAAGTCCTCGGACAAAACGAGACGGCCGAGCGGCATTACCGCGCGGCGGTCGCGACCCACGCCGACGACGTCGTCGCCGCCCGCGCGCTGGCTGATTTCCTCGTTCGTCGCGGGCGCGTCAATGAGGCACGCTCCGAGCTGGAGCGGATCTGCTCCCTCCCTGCCGAAGGTCCCACCGCGGACGTGAAACGGTGGGCCCGTCGCATGATCGCCACGCTGGCCGGGTCGAATGCCACGTTTCGGACTCTCGAAAAGACCACGTCGCTGCTCGAGCAGAACGTCGGTGACGACGGGAAGCGTTCCCCGGAGGATCTCGAATTACTCGTCGGGTTGCTGTCCGACCGGCCCGAGCCCGCCTGCTGGCGGCGCAGCCTCGAGTTGCTCGGCGAACTGCGTCGCCAAAAACCCCTGTCGCTCAATCACCGGATCCTGCAGGCTCAAGTGCACGACAAACTCGGTGACTGGGAAGCCTGCCGCCGGGATCTCATCGAACTGGTGTCGACGCCCTCGAGTCCGCCATGGCTGTACACGATCCTGATCGAACTGCTCATTTCCCACGGCGAGATGGAGAGCGCCCGGACCTGGCTGCAGAAGCTCCAGTCACTCGCCGGCGGATCGCCGATGGCCCTGGCGCTGGAGGCCAAACTGGCCGATGCGATGAACGACCGCGACCGGGCGATCGCAGCCGCCCGCCAGTTGATGCCAGCGGGCCCCGTCGGGCAGGAGCAGGGGCCACAGCTGGCGATGGTCGCAAAGCTGCTCGAGGAGCTGGATTTCCCGAAGGCTGCCGACAAGGTCCTGACGCAATACGCCGAGATGACGCCGCAGGGCGGATTGGCCCGCGCCGAGTTTCTCGGACGGCAGGGCCGACCGGCGGAGGCGTTCGACGTCTTGGAGACGCTCTGGGATCGGGTCGCCGTCGAGCGCTTTCTCCAGTCGGCGGTCAACGTCTTCCGCGCGGCACCCGACGGTCTCGACGCCGAGCAGCGCCAGCGTCTCGATCGCTGGTTTGAAAAGGCGAAGCGGCAGGATCCGGGGTCGGTCCGGATCGCGATGGTCGAAGCCTTGCTGCAGGAGACCGAAGGCCGGCTGGCGGAGGCCGAGGACACCTACCGGAAGATCCTCAGCCGTCCTGACGTCGCGCCGATTCATTCAGCCGTCGTGGCCAACAACCTCGCCTTCCTCAAAGCCCATCCGGACACGGTCGATGAGGCCCGGCGGTTGATCGACTCCGCGATTCTCGAGCTCGGTCCCCATCCCGACCTTCTCGACACCCGCGGCTTGGTTTGGCTCGCCGCCGGCGAGACGAACCAGGCGATCATCGACATCACCGAATCGGTGCTGACTCCCTCGCCAGCGAAGTACCTGCACCTGGCGTTGGCACAACTCAAGGCCCAGCAGACCGACGAGGCCCGGGTTTCGCTGGAGAAGGCACGGGAATTGGGACTCGACGAAAAGAAGCTCTCGCCGGATGACAGGCGGCGCCTGCAGATGGTCGAAGAGGCGGTCAGCCAGCCCGTCGGCGCCTGA